One genomic region from Bubalus kerabau isolate K-KA32 ecotype Philippines breed swamp buffalo chromosome 7, PCC_UOA_SB_1v2, whole genome shotgun sequence encodes:
- the IBSP gene encoding bone sialoprotein 2 isoform X3, whose protein sequence is MMVQLTDEAITEMKTVLILLSILGMACALSMKNLHRSAKLDDSEENGVFKYRPRYYVYKHGYFYPALKQFAVQSSSDSSEENGNGDSSEEEEEEEETSNEEGNNGGNEDSDENEDEESEAENTTLSTTTLGYGEITPGTGDTGLAAIRLPKKAGATGKKATKEDESDEEEEEEEEEEEEEENEAEVDDNEQGINGTSSNSTEVDNGHGSSGGDNGEEDGEEESVTEANTEGITGAGETTTSPNGGFKPTTPPQEVYGTTPLPFGKTTTPGEYEQTGTNEYDNGYEIYESENGDPRGDSYRAYEDEYSYYKGRGYDSYDGQDYYSHQ, encoded by the exons ATGATGGTCCAACTGACTGATG AAGCAATCACCGAAATGAAGACGGTTTTAATTTTGCTCAGCATTTTGGGAATGGCCTGTGCTCTTTCA ATGAAAAATTTGCATCGAAGTGCCAAATTAGACGATTCTGAAGAAAATGGG GTATTTAAGTACAGGCCCCGATACTATGTTTATAAGCATGGCTACTTTTATCCTGCTCTAAAACAATTTGCAGTTCAA aGCAGTAGTGACTCatctgaagaaaatggaaatggtgatagctcagaagaggaggaggaagaagag GAGACTTCAAATGAAGAAGGAAACAATGGAGGGAATGAAGATTCTGATGAAAACGAAGACGAAGAATCAGAGGCTGAGAACACCACCCTTTCCACTACCACACTTGGCTATGGAGAGATTACACCCGGAACTGGAGACACAGGTCTAGCTGCCATCCGGCTTCCCAAGAAG GCTGGGGCTACAGGAAAGAAGGCtacaaaagaggatgagagtgatgaagaggaagaggaagaggaagaggaagaagaagaggaagaaaatgaggcAGAAGTGGATGATAATGAGCAAGGCATAAACGGCACCAGCAGCAACAGCACAGAGGTAGACAATGGCCATGGCAGCAGTGGTGGGGATAATGGAGAGGAAGACGGCGAAGAAGAAAGTGTCACTGAAGCCAATACAGAAGGAATCACTGGGGCTGGAGAGACCACTACTTCCCCAAATGGTGGGTTTAAACCTACAACCCCACCCCAGGAGGTCTATGGGACCACCCCACTACCATTTGGGAAAACCACCACCCCTGGGGAGTATGAACAAACAGGCACCAATGAGTATGACAATGGGTATGAAATCTATGAAAGTGAGAACGGAGATCCTCGTGGGGACAGTTATCGAGCCTATGAGGATGAGTATAGCTACTATAAAGGGCGTGGCTATGACAGCTATGATGGTCAAGATTACTACAGCCACCAGTGA
- the IBSP gene encoding bone sialoprotein 2 isoform X1, protein MMVQLTDEAITEMKTVLILLSILGMACALSMKNLHRSAKLDDSEENGVFKYRPRYYVYKHGYFYPALKQFAVQESSSFKKIIQVVLLIKNPPAVQEKRRHSSDSSEENGNGDSSEEEEEEEETSNEEGNNGGNEDSDENEDEESEAENTTLSTTTLGYGEITPGTGDTGLAAIRLPKKAGATGKKATKEDESDEEEEEEEEEEEEEENEAEVDDNEQGINGTSSNSTEVDNGHGSSGGDNGEEDGEEESVTEANTEGITGAGETTTSPNGGFKPTTPPQEVYGTTPLPFGKTTTPGEYEQTGTNEYDNGYEIYESENGDPRGDSYRAYEDEYSYYKGRGYDSYDGQDYYSHQ, encoded by the exons ATGATGGTCCAACTGACTGATG AAGCAATCACCGAAATGAAGACGGTTTTAATTTTGCTCAGCATTTTGGGAATGGCCTGTGCTCTTTCA ATGAAAAATTTGCATCGAAGTGCCAAATTAGACGATTCTGAAGAAAATGGG GTATTTAAGTACAGGCCCCGATACTATGTTTATAAGCATGGCTACTTTTATCCTGCTCTAAAACAATTTGCAGTTCAA GAGAGCTCATCATTTAAGAAAATCATCCAGGTGGTGCtgctgataaagaacccgcctgcagtgcaggagaaaaggagacacag TAGTGACTCatctgaagaaaatggaaatggtgatagctcagaagaggaggaggaagaagag GAGACTTCAAATGAAGAAGGAAACAATGGAGGGAATGAAGATTCTGATGAAAACGAAGACGAAGAATCAGAGGCTGAGAACACCACCCTTTCCACTACCACACTTGGCTATGGAGAGATTACACCCGGAACTGGAGACACAGGTCTAGCTGCCATCCGGCTTCCCAAGAAG GCTGGGGCTACAGGAAAGAAGGCtacaaaagaggatgagagtgatgaagaggaagaggaagaggaagaggaagaagaagaggaagaaaatgaggcAGAAGTGGATGATAATGAGCAAGGCATAAACGGCACCAGCAGCAACAGCACAGAGGTAGACAATGGCCATGGCAGCAGTGGTGGGGATAATGGAGAGGAAGACGGCGAAGAAGAAAGTGTCACTGAAGCCAATACAGAAGGAATCACTGGGGCTGGAGAGACCACTACTTCCCCAAATGGTGGGTTTAAACCTACAACCCCACCCCAGGAGGTCTATGGGACCACCCCACTACCATTTGGGAAAACCACCACCCCTGGGGAGTATGAACAAACAGGCACCAATGAGTATGACAATGGGTATGAAATCTATGAAAGTGAGAACGGAGATCCTCGTGGGGACAGTTATCGAGCCTATGAGGATGAGTATAGCTACTATAAAGGGCGTGGCTATGACAGCTATGATGGTCAAGATTACTACAGCCACCAGTGA
- the IBSP gene encoding bone sialoprotein 2 isoform X4 yields the protein MKRTKKLESSSFKKIIQVVLLIKNPPAVQEKRRHSSDSSEENGNGDSSEEEEEEEETSNEEGNNGGNEDSDENEDEESEAENTTLSTTTLGYGEITPGTGDTGLAAIRLPKKAGATGKKATKEDESDEEEEEEEEEEEEEENEAEVDDNEQGINGTSSNSTEVDNGHGSSGGDNGEEDGEEESVTEANTEGITGAGETTTSPNGGFKPTTPPQEVYGTTPLPFGKTTTPGEYEQTGTNEYDNGYEIYESENGDPRGDSYRAYEDEYSYYKGRGYDSYDGQDYYSHQ from the exons aTGAAGCGAACTAAAAAACTT GAGAGCTCATCATTTAAGAAAATCATCCAGGTGGTGCtgctgataaagaacccgcctgcagtgcaggagaaaaggagacacag TAGTGACTCatctgaagaaaatggaaatggtgatagctcagaagaggaggaggaagaagag GAGACTTCAAATGAAGAAGGAAACAATGGAGGGAATGAAGATTCTGATGAAAACGAAGACGAAGAATCAGAGGCTGAGAACACCACCCTTTCCACTACCACACTTGGCTATGGAGAGATTACACCCGGAACTGGAGACACAGGTCTAGCTGCCATCCGGCTTCCCAAGAAG GCTGGGGCTACAGGAAAGAAGGCtacaaaagaggatgagagtgatgaagaggaagaggaagaggaagaggaagaagaagaggaagaaaatgaggcAGAAGTGGATGATAATGAGCAAGGCATAAACGGCACCAGCAGCAACAGCACAGAGGTAGACAATGGCCATGGCAGCAGTGGTGGGGATAATGGAGAGGAAGACGGCGAAGAAGAAAGTGTCACTGAAGCCAATACAGAAGGAATCACTGGGGCTGGAGAGACCACTACTTCCCCAAATGGTGGGTTTAAACCTACAACCCCACCCCAGGAGGTCTATGGGACCACCCCACTACCATTTGGGAAAACCACCACCCCTGGGGAGTATGAACAAACAGGCACCAATGAGTATGACAATGGGTATGAAATCTATGAAAGTGAGAACGGAGATCCTCGTGGGGACAGTTATCGAGCCTATGAGGATGAGTATAGCTACTATAAAGGGCGTGGCTATGACAGCTATGATGGTCAAGATTACTACAGCCACCAGTGA
- the IBSP gene encoding bone sialoprotein 2 isoform X2: MKTVLILLSILGMACALSMKNLHRSAKLDDSEENGVFKYRPRYYVYKHGYFYPALKQFAVQESSSFKKIIQVVLLIKNPPAVQEKRRHSSDSSEENGNGDSSEEEEEEEETSNEEGNNGGNEDSDENEDEESEAENTTLSTTTLGYGEITPGTGDTGLAAIRLPKKAGATGKKATKEDESDEEEEEEEEEEEEEENEAEVDDNEQGINGTSSNSTEVDNGHGSSGGDNGEEDGEEESVTEANTEGITGAGETTTSPNGGFKPTTPPQEVYGTTPLPFGKTTTPGEYEQTGTNEYDNGYEIYESENGDPRGDSYRAYEDEYSYYKGRGYDSYDGQDYYSHQ, translated from the exons ATGAAGACGGTTTTAATTTTGCTCAGCATTTTGGGAATGGCCTGTGCTCTTTCA ATGAAAAATTTGCATCGAAGTGCCAAATTAGACGATTCTGAAGAAAATGGG GTATTTAAGTACAGGCCCCGATACTATGTTTATAAGCATGGCTACTTTTATCCTGCTCTAAAACAATTTGCAGTTCAA GAGAGCTCATCATTTAAGAAAATCATCCAGGTGGTGCtgctgataaagaacccgcctgcagtgcaggagaaaaggagacacag TAGTGACTCatctgaagaaaatggaaatggtgatagctcagaagaggaggaggaagaagag GAGACTTCAAATGAAGAAGGAAACAATGGAGGGAATGAAGATTCTGATGAAAACGAAGACGAAGAATCAGAGGCTGAGAACACCACCCTTTCCACTACCACACTTGGCTATGGAGAGATTACACCCGGAACTGGAGACACAGGTCTAGCTGCCATCCGGCTTCCCAAGAAG GCTGGGGCTACAGGAAAGAAGGCtacaaaagaggatgagagtgatgaagaggaagaggaagaggaagaggaagaagaagaggaagaaaatgaggcAGAAGTGGATGATAATGAGCAAGGCATAAACGGCACCAGCAGCAACAGCACAGAGGTAGACAATGGCCATGGCAGCAGTGGTGGGGATAATGGAGAGGAAGACGGCGAAGAAGAAAGTGTCACTGAAGCCAATACAGAAGGAATCACTGGGGCTGGAGAGACCACTACTTCCCCAAATGGTGGGTTTAAACCTACAACCCCACCCCAGGAGGTCTATGGGACCACCCCACTACCATTTGGGAAAACCACCACCCCTGGGGAGTATGAACAAACAGGCACCAATGAGTATGACAATGGGTATGAAATCTATGAAAGTGAGAACGGAGATCCTCGTGGGGACAGTTATCGAGCCTATGAGGATGAGTATAGCTACTATAAAGGGCGTGGCTATGACAGCTATGATGGTCAAGATTACTACAGCCACCAGTGA
- the IBSP gene encoding bone sialoprotein 2 isoform X5 yields MDRGTWRAAVHKSSSDSSEENGNGDSSEEEEEEEETSNEEGNNGGNEDSDENEDEESEAENTTLSTTTLGYGEITPGTGDTGLAAIRLPKKAGATGKKATKEDESDEEEEEEEEEEEEEENEAEVDDNEQGINGTSSNSTEVDNGHGSSGGDNGEEDGEEESVTEANTEGITGAGETTTSPNGGFKPTTPPQEVYGTTPLPFGKTTTPGEYEQTGTNEYDNGYEIYESENGDPRGDSYRAYEDEYSYYKGRGYDSYDGQDYYSHQ; encoded by the exons atggacagaggaacctggcgggctgcagtccataag aGCAGTAGTGACTCatctgaagaaaatggaaatggtgatagctcagaagaggaggaggaagaagag GAGACTTCAAATGAAGAAGGAAACAATGGAGGGAATGAAGATTCTGATGAAAACGAAGACGAAGAATCAGAGGCTGAGAACACCACCCTTTCCACTACCACACTTGGCTATGGAGAGATTACACCCGGAACTGGAGACACAGGTCTAGCTGCCATCCGGCTTCCCAAGAAG GCTGGGGCTACAGGAAAGAAGGCtacaaaagaggatgagagtgatgaagaggaagaggaagaggaagaggaagaagaagaggaagaaaatgaggcAGAAGTGGATGATAATGAGCAAGGCATAAACGGCACCAGCAGCAACAGCACAGAGGTAGACAATGGCCATGGCAGCAGTGGTGGGGATAATGGAGAGGAAGACGGCGAAGAAGAAAGTGTCACTGAAGCCAATACAGAAGGAATCACTGGGGCTGGAGAGACCACTACTTCCCCAAATGGTGGGTTTAAACCTACAACCCCACCCCAGGAGGTCTATGGGACCACCCCACTACCATTTGGGAAAACCACCACCCCTGGGGAGTATGAACAAACAGGCACCAATGAGTATGACAATGGGTATGAAATCTATGAAAGTGAGAACGGAGATCCTCGTGGGGACAGTTATCGAGCCTATGAGGATGAGTATAGCTACTATAAAGGGCGTGGCTATGACAGCTATGATGGTCAAGATTACTACAGCCACCAGTGA